A window of Rhipicephalus microplus isolate Deutch F79 chromosome 8, USDA_Rmic, whole genome shotgun sequence genomic DNA:
AGAAATTATGAGTCGGTGTCATGGTGATAATATGCTCGCTTAACCTTAAAGTGAAGTTTCACGGCAGTGCAGATTTTTTTATTGATAGGCATGTTTACAGTATAGCACTCCTCCACTGCagcgaaaccacctttacaggaaTTTTACATGCGGTTTAATATTTATTGGTCACAACGGCACCAAATGGACGTTGTTCAAAATGTGGAAAAGATACTGCGAGAGCAACAAGTGTGTGACAATCTATGTGGTGGAGAGCTCCATTGCCTCACAATGAGACTGCCACTCCGAAAGCATATCGAAACCTTGACAATCGTGGAGCAGACGGGGCTTGATAAATCTGCTTGTCTGTTTACAAATGCTGCACTGAATTTAAAACCTTTCTGTACGTGGTAGCAACAGTCATAATATCAGAAGTGGCAACAAATTTTATTCAAATGAAATCAGTTGTGGTAATTTACTTTCGTAGGATCGGCTAAAAAGAGGAAATCCTTGGCATGTCCATAATATAGTGCAAATAAAGCAGTTACATGATACAACAAAAAGCTTTGCTCTTATTTGCCTTAGATATGTTGGGATATTCTATATCCCGCGCATTTCCTCATAAAGGTGTTCAACTTTACTAATACTAAATAAAAGGTTCCTAGGATAATGTGTAACATGCGTGCTATGCCTTTGTTAAAAAGTCCAGTCTCTACGCTGGTTGCACCAAACCATGAAGAACCATTGTTCCATTACAATTTGGGGTGGCATTGATGACTTGCGAAAAAATACTGTCATCACATAGACTGCTGTACTGACTTTTCCATTGAATTGGCTGTCTCCAAATCTCCGGATAGTTGCTGTGCTGAAAAACGCGGGCAGAATAGCGGACATAGTGGGCAACATAAACAACAAGCTTACCCAAAGAACCACTCCTGGTGTCTTCAAATGTTTGCCTGCAACACAGGGTCCACGCATGGGTGACTGTCAGAAACGTGGAACCGCATCTGGTTGTGCAGCTGGCAAGGTTCTCTTAGCTTTGTGTGTAAAAACATAGGTCCCTTGTATTCCTTCATCTGCTGCTGCCATCGCCAGATGAGagaaagaagacacaaactaccTACACTTGGGAGTGGTTCCCCAGGCCCCCTCTATGGCTGTGCCATTGCTGGCATTACTGTTTGTATTTATATTAGGTTTTCTTGTTCATAGATGAATCCATAGTCTTtttatgtgcaaaaaaaaaatctacttgAGGATACTGCTTTctattgctttttttaattttgattaCTTGTGAGTTAATATCAATGTCATGGCTTTGAGATAGGCAGCTCAATCACAACCTACCTTACCTTTGTTTTCGCATCTATATAACAAACTATCACTTTTTAGACCAATGTTTTGGGTCCCCCCTCACGTGACGCTTGCTGTGTGTGATAGCTTGCTTGTGTTCTCGCATATGTGGTGCCAGCTAGCGGAGGCTGAGCAGAGGATCGCGTCTGTGGAAGAGTGCGAATGCCAGCGCAACTGCCATGTCAACGACACCGTGCGGCCGGACGGCGCGGTATGGGAGCAGGACTGTGATATCTGCACATGCACAAGGGGCAAGGTCGAGTGCCATCCCATCAGCTGCCCCGCACCACCCTGCAAGCACCCAGTGCAGCAACCGGGCAAATGCTGCCCCACTTGCCTCAGTGAGTACATGATACAGCAAACAGTACGCCCCACAGCAGACTGTCTAGGAACATGAACGTCGCTCACTTCCCATGCTCTTCTCTCGCAGAGCGCTGTTTCCTGAAACAGGTTCTCTATGACCACGGGGAGCAAGTTACACAAAAGTGTGTCCAGTGCAACTGCAGTGTGAGTATACGCTGCTGTCTGCTAACTTTGAAACACAAAAGGGCAATTGATTGTCAGTTAAGTGGCTTTTCTCAACAACTGTTAGTGCCAGCTATATCAAGTACACCTTGTTAATGACTGATATTCACTGTTATGCATGTAACGGACTGTGGCTGATCAAATTCAGCGATAGTCACTTGCTGCAATATTAGACAAAGTGAATATGTAGCTTATGTTATGGCACCGTTATATAATGGCATAATATTCTGCTTCCATTCACACAGGACGGCCAGATGACGTGCCGACGCATTGACCAGAAGACATGCCCGATGCTCACGTGCCCGGAGTCTCAGCGTTTCAGCGTGCCCGGCGAGTGTTGCATGTTCTGCCCGGGAGTTGACTACTGTGCCCGGGGCCACGACTGCCACCAGCACGCCTCGTGCGTCAACCTACAGACCAGGTATGCCTGCCAGTGCCGGCCGGGCTACGCAGGCAGTGGTCGTGTCTGCGAGGACGTTGACGAATGCCTCAAGGAAGGCGGCTTTGATGGTCACCACTGCCAGGCGTCCAGCACCCGCTGCGCCAACACCCCAGGCAGCTACCGCTGCGACTGCCTGCCTGGATTTTCTCGGCTGGATGCCTATAGCTGCGTCGAGGTAGACGAGTGCGCTGCAGGACAGCACGATTGCCATCGGCTGGCGCAGTGTGTCAACACACCAGGCAGCTACGAGTGCCGCTGCCCCGCAGGTTTCCGGGGTGACGGACGGCGACTGTGCGAACCAGTGTGCTCACGTGGCTGCCTAAATGGGGGCCGCTGCGCGGCTCCAGAGACATGCGCGTGTCGGCGTGGTTTTGTGGGTGCCCGCTGCGAGCGGGATTTGGACGAGTGTGCCGAGGGCGTGCACGGGTGTGACGAGGAGCGCTCTCGGTGCGTGAACATGCCTGGCTGGTTCTACTGCGAGTGTCGTGAGGGCTACGCACCCACGGCCACCGATGGGTCGTGCGAGGACGTTGATGAGTGTGCTCTGGCCACACATACGTGCCACAGCACTGCCACGTGCGTCAACGAGCGGGGCTCCTTCTCATGTGTGTGTGCTGACAATTCTAGCTGCTCGCTCAAGTGCGACCACCGGGGCGTCGAGCGCACCGACGGTGAGCGCTGGCCGGGGCCGGAGCCCTGCACGCACTGTGTGTGCCGTGCGGGTGTAGCGCGGTGCGACAAAATGCCCTGCCGGTGCGATTCCCCCCGGGTAGACCTTCGCTGCTGCCCCGAGTGCGACCGGGCCGGCTCGTGTGAGCACCCGGACGAGCCCGGCATACGGCTTGCCAGTGGCCAGCGTTGGCTGCACAACTGCCAACAGTGCGAGTGCCTACGTGGTGAGCTGGACTGCTGGCCCGTAGAGTGTCCACCACTGCGTTGTGCTGCCCACTCTCTACGGCCAGGAGAGTGCTGCCCGCGTTGCGACCAGGAGGATGATGACCATGAGGAGTGCGCCGGGGCTGCAAACTCAAGCGGGCACCGAGGCTGCATGCACATGGGCCGCACATATCGTGCTGGCGAGATCGTGCCGCTGGACCCCTGCGCCAGCTGCAAGTGCGCGGTGAGCCCCCTTGCTCAGGGCTGCTCTGTCTCACAGGCGGGTCGTCCGGGGCGGAGGACTGCCGCATGAGAGGATTCTATGGGCATGCCgattgctgctgtcaatttataggCCTACAAGCTAATGCGCATGTTTAGTTCCTCCTGCTGGTGTAACATGCTATCTGCTTACAGGACATTACGGAGAAGCCATGCAACACTGTTGTCGGCAGCTCCTAAAACAACCTCACGGACATGCTAAAAACCGTGCCTGACTTTGTAGTTGGCTTTTTCTCTAACACTTTCATAGCACGTTGATTATGCTGGTAGAATTTCAATGCGCCCTGCCTCCGCCCTGGTATGGCTCGCCACATAGGATTTGTGTAACTTTTGGGTTCACATTCCTGGAATTCCTGGAAGCATGGGAGCCGTTTCTCAGTCCATTGTGTCAGTCACCACTGTTTAGTGGTACCTGTTAATGCAATACTTCTTGCTGCGCTTGAGACTTTCTTGGTCTGATGTTACGGCTCCGAGCATTCCAGGCCCATTGTGCGCATCTGCTGCGTGACCGCTGTGTCTCGCTTAACCTTGCATGCCGCTGGTGTTTGCCGCCTCTTCTAACCCCTTCTCCCCTCGCAGGTTCCCGAGCTCTTGGTGAGCAATGTGGGCTTTAGTTCGCTCCGGTAATAACCCTCCCCACTATCTCTGTTGCATGCTGTTACTAACCGCAGCGCGGGCCACCCTGAGCAGAGGTATCTAACAGCTCCCACCTCGATTCTCAACATGCAGGATGGCCACCTCTGCTGCCTGTACTCTGCTGACTGCCTTGGTCGCGATGGCCCCAGCGTTTCCCAGCTGAGGCTGCCCGGCCGCCCACCGACGCACCACGTTCCCTGATGTACAGCGTTAATTTATTAACTCTTTCTTGAGCGTGTAACTTATTGATCCCCCTCCCTCTAAAAAAACTCGCACAACCACAAAACACTCTCTATGCCCGGGAGGCGCACACATTCCACCGGATCTCAGCGACATTCCTCGCGCGCGCCTGGCATTGTTAGCAACGAAGCCAAAGAACTGTTGAAATCACGCGCAAGAGATAGGTCTATTATATTATACATATTATATATAagaatatatatattataaatatatatatatactattatGAAAGGTATGTGCACACACTCCACGTGTGTGTCGGTGAGAGAGATAACAGAGCGCATATAATAATGTGCGATGCAATGTACATTCTACTCCTCCGGGTTTTCGAACCCGCGAGAGTTAAGCGAGGCCTTAGCGTGACCGCAGGCACGTTGCATGTGTTttcgtttgtgtgtgcgtgtgcatgtacgCGTGTGTGTAAATAGGTTTTCTAGTCTCGCCGTCGACAGCGACACGACACAACCCTCCCCTCGGACGAGAGAAACCTGCCAGCGAATACCTCAGAGCCGATGACTGCGTGAGAGAAATCCCTCGCCCATCCACACGACACCCCTGCCCCGCCCCTCTAGGTGCTTTTTGTACACACAAACTTCGTTTTTATAATATACATACTATACACATATAGGCGTGTGCTCCGCCTCTTTGCTCTGTTTTTTTTAGTTAATATTAAATGGCACCCGATATGACGGGGATCTGCAATAGTGTCTGTTTGCTGGCACTGACACACTGTTCCGGCAGCCCCAATCTGGGTAGGCAGAACCCGACACAGCAGGctgtaacacacacacaaaccaacGCCctgttttgttcgttttttttttcctagtcgttttttttttttctcgtctcacCCCGTCCCTTCCTTTTTATTTAAATAAAACCCTGGTTGAACGCCACTGTGATAGTTTGTGTCCACTGCTGACCTTGGCTTATGTCTCCTGGTTGCATATGTCATATTCTGTGGCTAGTAGGAAAAGGATGCTGTAGCTGAAACCACCTCTCTACCTTCATCGCTCAGTGCATATGAGTTAAACGCTTTGAAGATGAGTGGGACACCAGTGGCATTACCCTCCACTCTTGAAGTCTTGCTTAGTGTGATTGCTCATAATAGTGTTTTAGGGCCAGTTTGCAAAGCACTTGGGGATCCAATGTCATTGATACATGCAAGGTTGTGCATGCAAGCTGACATGCATTATAGGTGTGCATTCCCAAATGCAAGTCTCACAAGTGTCTTCTGCACTCGTAGGGCCATAGGAGCTCGTCACATTTAgacaatttttgtttgttttaaaaTATTAGACCAAGCATAAAGGATTGTGAAATTGTTTTCATTGACTATACATAAGTAATATGAGAAAGATGTCTACCGAGAGGAGCAAGAGTGACAATTTCACATGAAAAAGTTGGGACATGTACAGGACACATTAATGGTATGCAGGTTAAGGCATCTGCTGTAGAGGCTAACCAGATACACACAAAGCTGCTATTGTTATCAATGCTTTAGTTGACTTTTGGGGCTGTAATCTGAAATTATCGCACAAAGCAACGATCTCAAAAGTATGTTCTTTGGTCTGTGCACATTTGCTATTGAACTGGTAAAGTGTAGGCACCATTTAGTATTTCTGTCGAGATGACACCACTCTACGGTGCTCCATAGACGGTAGCTTTTAGTATTCACTTTTTGGCGAATTGGAAGGCATTTTTTCGCTCTGAAGTTTTCAGCGAGCATTGCCTCAGTGCATTTTCAGTACTCGTTTTTCGGccgcagagttttttttttgtgtgtgtgtgtgtgtgcatgttccAGGAAAGATGAACATTTATCGCGCGCCAGCAGCATGCCGAGATGTTTGCGGGATGTTGCGTTGGTGGTGCACTACAGCTGAACTCTGAATACGCAGAGCCAAACTGTCAATGGAAACACATTTCACACAAAGTGAAACTATTTATTAAATATTACTTCAGTGTTCGCTAAGCAATTGCACAAACCTTTTTTAAAGCAGTCTCAACAAGTTTAATCTCAAATAGTCTCAGCCAAGCCTGGTCACAGCATAGGCGCCAGCGTACGCTTGAAAgctgcacacacacgcactgctGTGCACTTGTACAGCACAGTCGCTTCTGTGTTGTCACTCATTCGTAGTGACTTGTAAGATGAACTATCAACACTTTTGCCATTTCCTCTCATAACACTGGCATGACTGAAAAAAAGTCTTTGCAAAGCGTTGCAGGATGTTGCTACAAGCTCTGCTATTAGTCTCTCTGCAATGGATTTAGTTTACAAGTGAACAAGCTAAAGGATTTCATTTGGAGCATTGTGGTCAATGTCTTTTCCAGTCTATTATTTTGTGCCTTAGCAGTAGCACTTGGGCTGCCAGAACTGGCCAGTCTCAATTTCGCTCGTTTCTCAAGAAAGTGGGGCAGCTGCGCACTGCAAGTGCAAAGCCTAAACAGCGTAGCGGGTCCGCCTTGTTGGAACAGTGGCTACAGTGCTCGGCTGCCGTatcaaaggtcgtgggttcgttccctgccgcggcggtcacatttcgatgggaGCGATATGGTTGACGCCCATGTGTTGTACGATGTCAGTTCACGTTAAAAACCCAAAGTGGTCAAAattgctggagccctccactgctgAGTTTGGCAAGCTATATTTCCGTCCACTCAAATTTCTTCACACTAACTACAGAATAGAAAGTACAAATAACATCCCTTATACGTTtcttggctcttttttttttcctgttctcaTGTTGGCTAACAGGGAAATTGACGACGTTTATCAAATGAAAAGGTTTGAGCTCCTGCCAGATATCAAGACATGGGCGTTGGCAGGGTGGTTCCTCTCGGCCCTCCTCAGGCCATAAAAGCCAGTTTTTGAGCGTGAGGAAGCGCTACCGATCCTGAGAACGCGCGAGCCGAACATTATaacgcagcacgcggcctgtaaCTTAAAGTTGATCATCGGTCACCTACAAAACGCTCCCTCTTCTCTCTACAAAGTGTGCCCATACCCAAAGTCCCCGACCGGCAAGTGGCTGTGATGGTGTTTGTCATCACGTgatttgtcccccccccccccgattcagcattatcagcaaggtggcgcagtgagcgcgcggcggctttcatctctcacgcgtactttggcccgcgtaaagaataagggggtgtacgctcgatcgagCACCCTTATCtttcagtggggagaatcgtacgttttggctagcctttgagttccgtcggaacgattctgttgtagttacagggcgcacaaaggtcactgcaatcgttgcatagcctccgtttgcgaaaagtgcgcgcttttcagacacagcgaagtaacagctgagacgcttattcgcatgcatctgtacctgtgagtacgcttcgtgcgttctttgtgcgtgagaaacgcggggcacgtttcgatctgcttgccattctgcgcgtggcttccaatttgttgctaccgcCTTTATCGATTCGCCTTTGCGGCACAGCTGCGACATTTTGTTGAGGTAGCGCGCTCTCCCGTTTTGTCCGCCGCCCAAAGGAGGGCGCTACAGCGGCATCGTGTGGCGTTACGTCACACGACACCACGCcagaatttgtgacgtcatgatcGAGGCACGAAATGTTGAGATATGTGATTACGTCACGTGACGACAGTCATTTGCATCAATCGTCCCGGACGGTCGCCGCCGATGGTCAAATTTTTCGTTCGATGAGGGTATCGAGGGCCTTCGCCTTAATCTCTGCATTGTCGGCCCTTTTTGCGTGGCCTCTGTCCGCAAAAGAAGCCAGTCTTCAGTCTTCTTTGTTAACGCGAATCCCCCCaccttgcttccttttttttttgtttccaaggGGGTTGAATATGTAAAAATGCAGTGCGGTAATAGCGGCCGACGGGTCATTTACAGGCACACTATCGGATCATCTCGAACGTGTATACCTGGCATTCGTATTTTCATAAAGTTATGAAGGGGTGAACGATTCGCGATGCCTTATAGGTAAACGTGTTAAAAGCAAGTTAGACAACCTACAGTCTAATTATGCCGTTAATTATTACGCAGGACCATGTGACACAATTATCAGAAGCCAATAACGACGCTCTATAGAAATGCCCCGCAAGCCATCGACCACATTATTACGCGCCATTGGGCTATGAAGCGATTGAACATCGCCTGCCC
This region includes:
- the LOC119163977 gene encoding protein kinase C-binding protein NELL2 isoform X1 → MRLRGPWLLSPLQLLIPLLLAPPPCVDAAAALSPELDLIEALGNGSYAGLEPARGMHRWSPALRLSSSRSRQVALPAEVARHAARLLHSSDVTLMASVRQEPRNVGTLLSLCRDGSGFVELQSSGRRDELRLHYVAGGGRQMVETFPYRLADGAWHQVAIAISGPSVQLFVDCSRVYSRLLRQPPKTISEEDEQSGKPWQLWLGQRNARHFHFRGELQDVRIVAQPQAVLLQCPQLDAQCPTCGQFQELHEAVARLEGYVSKLTQRLAEAEQRIASVEECECQRNCHVNDTVRPDGAVWEQDCDICTCTRGKVECHPISCPAPPCKHPVQQPGKCCPTCLKRCFLKQVLYDHGEQVTQKCVQCNCSDGQMTCRRIDQKTCPMLTCPESQRFSVPGECCMFCPGVDYCARGHDCHQHASCVNLQTRYACQCRPGYAGSGRVCEDVDECLKEGGFDGHHCQASSTRCANTPGSYRCDCLPGFSRLDAYSCVEVDECAAGQHDCHRLAQCVNTPGSYECRCPAGFRGDGRRLCEPVCSRGCLNGGRCAAPETCACRRGFVGARCERDLDECAEGVHGCDEERSRCVNMPGWFYCECREGYAPTATDGSCEDVDECALATHTCHSTATCVNERGSFSCVCADNSSCSLKCDHRGVERTDGERWPGPEPCTHCVCRAGVARCDKMPCRCDSPRVDLRCCPECDRAGSCEHPDEPGIRLASGQRWLHNCQQCECLRGELDCWPVECPPLRCAAHSLRPGECCPRCDQEDDDHEECAGAANSSGHRGCMHMGRTYRAGEIVPLDPCASCKCAVPELLVSNVGFSSLRMATSAACTLLTALVAMAPAFPS
- the LOC119163977 gene encoding protein kinase C-binding protein NELL2 isoform X3, producing the protein MRLQLSTLLSVDLVLLYVTAAAALSPELDLIEALGNGSYAGLEPARGMHRWSPALRLSSSRSRQVALPAEVARHAARLLHSSDVTLMASVRQEPRNVGTLLSLCRDGSGFVELQSSGRRDELRLHYVAGGGRQMVETFPYRLADGAWHQVAIAISGPSVQLFVDCSRVYSRLLRQPPKTISEEDEQSGKPWQLWLGQRNARHFHFRGELQDVRIVAQPQAVLLQCPQLDAQCPTCGQFQELHEAVARLEGYVSKLTQRLAEAEQRIASVEECECQRNCHVNDTVRPDGAVWEQDCDICTCTRGKVECHPISCPAPPCKHPVQQPGKCCPTCLKRCFLKQVLYDHGEQVTQKCVQCNCSDGQMTCRRIDQKTCPMLTCPESQRFSVPGECCMFCPGVDYCARGHDCHQHASCVNLQTRYACQCRPGYAGSGRVCEDVDECLKEGGFDGHHCQASSTRCANTPGSYRCDCLPGFSRLDAYSCVEVDECAAGQHDCHRLAQCVNTPGSYECRCPAGFRGDGRRLCEPVCSRGCLNGGRCAAPETCACRRGFVGARCERDLDECAEGVHGCDEERSRCVNMPGWFYCECREGYAPTATDGSCEDVDECALATHTCHSTATCVNERGSFSCVCADNSSCSLKCDHRGVERTDGERWPGPEPCTHCVCRAGVARCDKMPCRCDSPRVDLRCCPECDRAGSCEHPDEPGIRLASGQRWLHNCQQCECLRGELDCWPVECPPLRCAAHSLRPGECCPRCDQEDDDHEECAGAANSSGHRGCMHMGRTYRAGEIVPLDPCASCKCAVPELLVSNVGFSSLRMATSAACTLLTALVAMAPAFPS
- the LOC119163977 gene encoding protein kinase C-binding protein NELL2 isoform X2, which translates into the protein MRLRGPWLLSPLQLLIPLLLAPPPCVDAAAALSPELDLIEALGNGSYAGLEPARGMHRWSPALRLSSSRSRQVALPAEVARHAARLLHSSDVTLMASVRQEPRNVGTLLSLCRDGSGFVELQSSGRRDELRLHYVAGGGRQMVETFPYRLADGAWHQVAIAISGPSVQLFVDCSRVYSRLLRQPPKTISEEDEQSGKPWQLWLGQRNARHFHFRGELQDVRIVAQPQAVLLQCPQLDAQCPTCGQFQELHEAVARLEGYVSKLTQRLAEAEQRIASVEECECQRNCHVNDTVRPDGAVWEQDCDICTCTRGKVECHPISCPAPPCKHPVQQPGKCCPTCLKRCFLKQVLYDHGEQVTQKCVQCNCSDGQMTCRRIDQKTCPMLTCPESQRFSVPGECCMFCPGVDYCARGHDCHQHASCVNLQTRYACQCRPGYAGSGRVCEDVDECLKEGGFDGHHCQASSTRCANTPGSYRCDCLPGFSRLDAYSCVEVDECAAGQHDCHRLAQCVNTPGSYECRCPAGFRGDGRRLCEPVCSRGCLNGGRCAAPETCACRRGFVGARCERDLDECAEGVHGCDEERSRCVNMPGWFYCECREGYAPTATDGSCEDVDECALATHTCHSTATCVNERGSFSCVCADNSSCSLKCDHRGVERTDGERWPGPEPCTHCVCRAGVARCDKMPCRCDSPRVDLRCCPECDRAGSCEHPDEPGIRLASGQRWLHNCQQCECLRGELDCWPVECPPLRCAAHSLRPGECCPRCDQEDDDHEECAGAANSSGHRGCMHMGRTYRAGEIVPLDPCASCKCADGHLCCLYSADCLGRDGPSVSQLRLPGRPPTHHVP